In Camelus ferus isolate YT-003-E chromosome 10, BCGSAC_Cfer_1.0, whole genome shotgun sequence, the following proteins share a genomic window:
- the JRKL gene encoding jerky protein homolog-like: MSGKRKRVVLTIKDKLDIIKKLEDGGSSKQLAVIYGIGETTVRDIRKNKEKIITYASSSDSTSLLAKRKSMKPSMYEELDRAMLEWFNQQRAKGNPVSGPICAKRAEFFFYALGMDGDFNPSAGWLTRFKQRHSIREINIRNERIHGDETAVEDFCNNFRDFIERENLQPEQIYNADETGLFWKCLPSRTSVIKGKCTVSGHKSIEERVTVMCCANATGLHKLKLCVVGKARKPRSFKSTDTSNLPVSYFSQKGAWMDLSIFRQWFDKIFVPQVREHLRSKGLQEKAVLLLDNSPTHPNENVLRSDDGQIFAKYLPPNVASLIQPSDQGVVATMKRNYRAGLLQNNLEEGNDLKSFWKKLTLLDALYEVAMAWNLVKPVTISRAWKKILPTIEEKEGLDFDEEDISVAAVATILQHTKGLENVTTENIEKWLEVDSTEPGYEVLSDSEIIRRAQGQTDESSENEEEEIELIPERHVNHAAALQWTENLLDYLEQQGDMILPDRLVIRKLRATIRNKQKMTNSSQ, translated from the coding sequence ATGTCAGGGAAACGGAAGCGGGTGGTGCTGACTATTAAAGATAAGCTTGATATAATAAAGAAACTTGAAGATGGAGGTTCTTCCAAACAACTGGCAGTGATTTATGGAATTGGGGAGACAACAGTTCgagatataagaaaaaataaggaaaagattaTAACTTATGCAAGCAGTTCTGATTCCACAAGTCTTCTGGCCAAGAGGAAATCTATGAAACCATCCATGTATGAGGAATTGGACAGAGCCATGCTGGAATGGTTCAACCAGCAAAGAGCAAAAGGGAATCCTGTGTCTGGACCGATTTGTGCTAAAAGGGCAGAGTTCTTCTTTTATGCTTTGGGAATGGATGGTGATTTTAACCCCTCTGCCGGTTGGTTGACTCGTTTTAAGCAGCGGCACAGCATTAGAGAGATTAACATTAGAAATGAAAGGATTCATGGGGATGAGACTGCCGTGGAGGATTTTTGTAACAACTTTCGAGACTTTATTGAACGAGAGAATTTGCAGCCTGAACAAATCTACAATGCTGATGAAACTGGACTGTTTTGGAAATGCCTACCTTCCAGGACTTCAGTAATCAAAGGTAAATGCACAGTCTCTGGGCACAAGTCAATTGAAGAAAGAGTCACTGTGATGTGTTGTGCCAATGCAACAGGTTTACACAAACTTAAACTTTGTGTTGTGGGGAAAGCAAGGAAACCTCGCTCCTTCAAGTCAACTGATACCTCAAACCTGCCAGTCTCTTATTTCAGCCAAAAAGGTGCATGGATGGATCTTTCCATTTTCCGACAGTGGTTTGATAAGATCTTTGTGCCACAAGTTCGAGAGCACTTAAGATCCAAAGGCTTGCAGGAAAAGGCTGTGCTCCTGTTGGATAATTCACCAACACATCCAAATGAGAACGTCCTGAGGTCAGATGATGgccaaatatttgctaaatatttacCACCTAACGTGGCTTCTTTGATTCAGCCCTCGGATCAGGGAGTTGTAGCCACAATGAAGAGAAACTACCGGGCAGGTCTTCTCCAGAACAACTTGGAAGAAGGTAACGACCTGAAATCATTCTGGAAGAAGCTAACTCTGCTGGATGCACTTTATGAAGTAGCAATGGCATGGAATTTAGTAAAGCCAGTTACCATTAGCAGAGCATGGAAGAAGATTCTCCCTACCATTGAGGAGAAAGAAGGCCTGGACTTTGATGAAGAAGATATCTCAGTGGCTGCTGTGGCTACCATTTTACAACACACCAAAGGATTGGAAAATGTGACTACTGAGAACATTGAAAAGTGGCTTGAAGTTGACAGTACTGAACCAGGCTATGAAGTATTAAGTGACAGTGAAATCATCCGAAGAGCACAAGGCCAGACAGACGAATCCAGtgaaaatgaggaggaggagatagAACTGATCCCGGAGAGACATGTTAATCATGCAGCTGCTCTCCAATGGACTGAAAATTTATTGGATTATCTAGAACAACAAGGGGATATGATTCTGCCTGATAGACTGGTGATACGTAAACTTCGAGCCACCataagaaataaacagaagatgACAAACTCAAGTCAATGA